A region from the Manihot esculenta cultivar AM560-2 chromosome 13, M.esculenta_v8, whole genome shotgun sequence genome encodes:
- the LOC110629754 gene encoding B3 domain-containing transcription factor ABI3 — MKNNLHLHVEDLENVRNPTSGFDTMDAMEEEQVVAGEEREIWLEREQDDLLGVNDSSIFYGDFPLLPDFPCMSSSSSSSSTQAPVKAMASSSSSSSVSSSSSAASWAVLKSDAEVVDKKNYDHQRYQHNHHHGQYDPVEAPTTALSSTASMEIPQPSNQAIEDVGCMDEMETFGYMDLFENNDLFDPSSIFQPDERFLDEFQQEQNTQPEQKPQQGNEELIMETKIDETQQQGNASEDLAMVFLEWLKTNKETVSAEDLRKVKIKKATIECAAKRLGGGKEAMKQLLKLILEWVQTNHLQKRRMKESSPNNISYQGQESLQNPNPSASSNPNLNCNSIPPDQTPCFTQSPWVAPPPYVSETGTVIPGYHPMVGYMGDPFGASGASSMAGHSYPPIPPSDYHMLDSPQSWSASHFVLASPYTSFADNNLQPVQGHPPVHSGYGNQYPYQYLPAQPGDRLMRLGSSATKEARKKRMARQRRFLSHHRNHNQQNVQANQHHQNQSSDHHARLGNDNVAPTTQPNPGNWVYWPASGAVSTTPVMSMDVQPVHTSDRPAMQSHQSHHQRQVASDRRQGWKPEKNLRFLLQKVLKQSDVGNLGRIVLPKKEAEIHLPELEARDGISIAMEDIGTSRIWNMRYSCRFWPNNKSRMYLLENTGDFVRTNGLQEGDFIVIYSDVKCGKYLIRGVKVRQPGSKSENKKSGKSQRNLHASSASAVAAVNASSSTPMNLAQTVK, encoded by the exons atgaaGAATAATTTGCATCTGCATGTTGAAGATCTTGAAAATGTAAGAAACCCTACAAGTGGTTTTGATACTATGGATGCTATGGAGGAAGAACAGGTGGTTGCCGGtgaagaaagagagatctgGCTAGAAAGAGAACAAGACGATCTGTTAGGTGTGAATGATTCTTCTATCTTCTATGGTGACTTCCCCCTTCTTCCAGATTTCCCTTGCATGtcgtcttcttcttcatcttcttccacTCAGGCTCCAGTTAAGGCCATGGCTTCTTCATCGTCGTCTTCTTCGGTTTCATCGTCATCTTCTGCGGCTTCGTGGGCCGTTTTGAAGTCAGACGCAGAAGTTGTTGATAAAAAGAATTATGACCATCAACGATATCAGCATAATCATCATCATGGTCAATATGATCCAGTAGAAGCACCCACAACAGCCTTGTCTTCAACTGCATCCATGGAGATCCCTCAGCCATCTAATCAAGCTATAGAAGATGTTGGTTGCATGGACGAGATGGAAACTTTTGGATACATGGATCTGTTCGAGAACAATGATTTATTCGACCCTTCTTCTATATTTCAACCCGATGAACGTTTCTTAGACGAGTTTCAGCAAGAGCAGAACACGCAGCCAGAACAGAAGCCGCAACAGGGAAATGAAGAGTTGATAATGGAAACCAAAATTGATGAGACCCAACAGCAAGGCAACGCCTCAGAAGATCTAGCCATGGTATTCTTAGAGTGGCTTAAAACCAACAAGGAGACTGTCTCTGCAGAGGATTTGAGGAAAGTTAAAATCAAAAAAGCTACCATTGAGTGTGCTGCTAAGCGTTTAGGTGGTGGCAAAGAAGCTATGAAGCAATTGTTGAAACTTATTCTTGAATGGGTTCAAACGAATCATCTTCAAAAAAGGCGCATGAAAGAATCATCTCCTAATAATATTTCCTACCAAGGTCAAGAATCTCTGCAAAACCCTAACCCTAGTGCTAGTTCAAACCCTAATCTGAATTGTAACTCTATCCCACCAGATCAAACCCCCTGTTTCACCCAGTCACCTTGGGTTGCACCGCCGCCTTATGTTTCTGAAACCGGAACTGTTATTCCGGGTTATCATCCAATGGTTGGGTATATGGGCGACCCGTTCGGGGCCAGTGGAGCTTCAAGCATGGCTGGCCACTCTTACCCACCAATACCACCATCGGATTATCACATGCTTGACTCCCCCCAATCGTGGTCTGCATCACATTTCGTTTTGGCTTCGCCTTACACTTCATTTGCAGACAACAATCTCCAGCCTGTTCAGGGCCACCCTCCTGTTCATAGCGGATATGGAAATCAATACCCATACCAATATCTCCCGGCGCAACCTGGGGATAGGCTGATGAGGTTGGGTTCCTCGGCGACCAAAGAGGCAAGGAAGAAGAGAATGGCGAGACAAAGGAGGTTTCTTTCACATCATAGGAATCATAATCAGCAGAACGTTCAAGCAAATCAGCACCACCAAAATCAGAGTTCTGACCACCATGCAAGGCTTGGAAATGATAATGTTGCCCCAACAACTCAACCTAATCCTGGTAACTGGGTTTATTGGCCTGCTTCTGGTGCGGTTTCGACTACACCAGTTATGTCTATGGATGTACAACCGGTGCATACTTCAGATCGGCCAGCCATGCAAAGTCATCAGAGTCATCATCAGAGGCAGGTTGCATCAGATAGGCGACAG GGTTGGAAACCTGAGAAGAACCTGAGGTTTCTTCTGCAGAAAGTGTTGAAGCAGAGCGATGTGGGTAATCTAGGGAGGATTGTGTTACCAAAG AAAGAAGCAGAAATCCATCTTCCGGAGCTGGAGGCAAGAGACGGCATTTCTATTGCCATGGAAGATATTGGGACTTCTCGTATTTGGAACATGCGCTACAG TTGCAGATTCTGGCCTAACAACAAAAGCAGGATGTATCTCCTCGAAAACACAG GAGATTTTGTGAGGACAAATGGCCTTCAAGAAGGAGATTTCATAGTCATCTACTCAGATGTCAAGTGTGGCAAATAT TTGATCCGAGGAGTGAAGGTAAGGCAACCAGGGTCAAAATCAGAGAACAAGAAATCAGGAAAATCCCAGAGAAATCTTCATGCAAGTTCTGCTTCCGCTGTTGCTGCTGTTAATGCATCATCATCCACACCCATGAATCTAGCTCAAACAGTAAAGTAA